The sequence AGAGTGCTCCTGACGGTGTTGTTGTGAACCAAACGGTGGTGGTGAATCCTGATGGGTCTGGAAACTTCACAACTATCAACGATGCGGTGGCTGCGGCACCCAACAACACCGGTGGTGTCAATGGTTTCTTTGTGATTTATGTGGTTGCAGGAGTGTACGAAGAGTATGTATCTATTCCAAAATACAAGCAGTACTTGATGATGATTGGTGATGGTATCAACCAGACCATAATCACCGGCAATCACAGCGCCGGTACTGGCTACACTACCTTCAATTCTTATTCATTTGGTAATAACCTTCAACTCAACCTTCTTTTCTTTCATCAATAAATTACATTCATCTATTGAtctatataattaaaaattttaattttgatatattattagtgtaaaataatttaattacgtaatattattttaataaaaataattattttttatattaattgtaataatcataaaaaaaaataaagtgaaaATTCAGGTCCAATCGACTTTACGAAAACTTAATAGTTGAGAAATCAGTTAACTTATTTAACGACTCTTAGTTATCAACTTTATGTGAAGTCGACTCCACCTGAATTTTCACCAAAAActaatcggaaaaaaaaaatgtaattgaACTCGTTAGATCTTAAAAGACATAATACTCATTAGTATAATTTACGTGAAGCCATATTTTTTCATTGGGAGGTATAACTTTCTCATTCACATGCATTtcatattagaaaaaaaaaaaaagcatagataggtaatgaaaatactaaataatatgaataatggaTATATCAGATATTCATTTTATTAAGTGTGttgatgattattttaatattaagatttaggtggataATTTGGAGGtatagtatattttaatttaattgataattatttatattgttcaaaaaaattattaattatttagcaTTACTCTAAAAAAAATGATATTTGAACTAATTTTTTANNNNNNNNNNNNNNNNNNNNNNNNNNNNNNNNNNNNNNNNNNNNNNNNNNNNNNNNNNNNNNNNTAACAATTAttttaaaagataataaaattaaaaaaaatattatttttagtttttaatatttatttttttggattgATTATCctctttattaatatttttttatctttgacACAAAGACTATTCAAactaaaagaattttttttatgatggaTACTACAATGAAAATTCTATAATTGTCTTCATGTGAATATATTTCTTTTTGATCCTTGGGTGATGGATTGTATGATTagattttgatatttataaaagTGTTATTTTTGTTTAAATTGTGGCTAAATAAATAAACCACACTTTTAACCAAAACATCTTCATATTTTTGCCATCTTCATTAGTATCCaccttttttatttgttattctcTTCGAAGTAATTATCAGAGATCGAGTTAGGTATTCgcctataatttaatttatagctGATTTACGTTTTGATATGTGACACAGCTGTGGTTGCGCAAGGATTCGTGGCTATGAATATAACATTTCGCAACACAGCAGGAGCAAGCAATCACCAAGCGGTGGCTCTTAGAAGCGGAGCAGACCTATCCGCATTCTACAATTGCAGCTTCGAAGGGTACCAAGACACTTTGTACACACATTCAATGAGACAATTCTACCGAGATTGCGACATTTACGGCACCATTGACTTCATATTTGGCAACGCAGCAGTTGTGTTGCAAAACTGTAACATTTTGCCACGCCTCCCAATGAGTGGCCAGTACAACACCATCACAGCACAGGGCAGAACTGACATTAACCAAAACACAGGAACATCTGTACACAACTGTACAATAACCGCCGCCACCGACTTGGGCACCACTAAAACGTATCTTGGGAGGCCATGGAAGGAGTATTCAAGAACGGTTTACATACAGTCTTTCATGGACAGTTTGATTGATCCTGCTGGTTGGGCAGAGTGGTCAGGGACATTGTATTTGGACACTCTTTATTATGCGGAATATGATAATTGGGGTCCTGGATCTAACACTAGTAATCGGGTCACTTGGGCAGGCTACCATGTCATTAATGCCACTGATGCAGAGAATTTCACAGTTTCTAATTTCATATCCGGTGCTGCATGGTTACCTCCTACTGGAGTCCCCTACTTTCTTGATTTAATTTGAACTCTATCCTTGCAAAGTGTGATCCTTATTTGTTGTTGTAATTatgttttctttctttgattcTGCACTTGTCCTATTGGACCACCATTTTATCATATGTAAAATCTTACCATTGCTAAAAAACAAAAACTTCAACACGTAAAAAAAGGTACGGAATTAGAACTGACATATTTAAAAGAGAGAAAATTTCACTCTCCCCTCATATAAAATGTTAAAATGACGCTTCTCTTacttctattttataaatgtacatttttctttcttctaatttttaaaaaacctcctctttaatctattttaatttttttgtgttaactaatgttaactttattcattttttaagaaaaaataaattattttttgaaaaaatacccattaataaaaaatttattttttatcattaaattttacttactaaaataccctttaataaattattcttttattgattaaattgtatttttaccaaaatattttcaaaaaaattaataattaaattttttaaattattaaattattattttactaaaatttttgttaacaatTATTTTTACATNNNNNNNNNNNNNNNNNNNNNNNNNNNNNNNNNNNNNNNNNNNNNNNNNNNNNNNNNNNNNNNNNNNNNNNNNNNNNNNNNNNNNNNNNNNNNNNNNNNNNNNNNNNNNNNNNNNNNNNNNNNNNNNNNNNNNNNNNNNNNNNNNNNNNNNNNNNNNNNNNNNNNNNNNNNNNNNNNNNNNNNNNNNNNNNNNNNNNNNNNNNNNNNNNNNNNNNNNNNNNNNNNNNNNNNNNNNNNNNNNNNNNNNNNNNNNNNNNNNNNNNNNNNNNNNNNNNNNNNNNNNNNNNNNNNNNNNNNNNNNNNNNNNNNNNAAATATTTTTTTTgcttaaaaaatagataaaattaatattagttaacacaaaaagtttaaaatggattaaagatgaggttttttaaaaattagaagggaagggaatgtacatttataaaatagggGGAGGGGAGTGTCATTTGAACATCTCGCAGGGGAGGGGAGTGGAATTTTCACTTTAAAATAAAGGAGCCACTTAGATAAAGATGTcaaaaacgtctttttttttaagatattttttaaaaattaaaatttaacacatataatcaattaaattgtattatttttattaaaattagactaGACAAAtcagtttaacaaaaaaaattaataaataataaatttttataaaaaattactataATATCTCTATTAGTGACTTTTTTTACACCACTTAATATAGTTAGGGTGTATTTGGAAAACTCATTGGAAGAGAAGAAGCACGTTTAGACTTTTTGAAAGCTTCAACTtttggtttggcaaattttttttcatgaacgcagaagtgatttcGCTACCAAAACCAACGTTTATAAGAAGCAACTATTTTTAATTTCTGCGTTTTTCTAATGGGCTTTTAGCCATGGaccatttatttatcttttacaacTTTTCCTTCATgtatgttattatattatttataaattcttgttatttctatttatatgagctctatttttttattatttatttttttttatttttttcagctGTTTGTTTGATATTATATACttttataattgtgatttttttgtattatgtttgttattatctttttataatataatttattgattctattaggtaaagtaaattaaacaaaaaaataactatatgaggtctattttagtaattttttatctaaaagtaattTTGAATGGTATaagccaaacaacatttattttactataatcaattttgataaaaaaattaccaaacataaatcactttaacacaaacttactttttatcaaaatcaagtttgcaaaatcaattttatgcaaactcccgTTTACAAATTGTAATTCAAACACACACTTAATATTATGAAATATCTTAAAAGGACAGTGCTACggtgatgaaaaaaaaaatttttcttataTGCTGAAGCAACGTGGAGAAGTTGGTTGGTGGACATGTGTCAAGTTATTTCCTAAAAAAATAGCAACTCTGATCAAAAGCAGAAACAGCAGACTGTAACAGATAAAACAGATTAATGAGATAAGTATTATGTTGTGTTAATTATTGTGATTAAATGTTGGAGCTATTTTTATTTCAAGTCtaataagattttttttagttgggttatTTATTTAACATAAATGGATTGGGATGTTGCCTTATCCTTCTCTGGGCTTAGTNNNNNNNNNNNNNNNNNNNNNNNNNNNNNNNNNNNNNNNNNNNNNNNNNNNNNNNNNNNNNNNNNNNNNNNNNNNNNNNNNNNNNNNNNNNNNNNNNNNNNNNNNNNNNNNNNNNNNNNNNNNNNNNNNNNNNNNNNNNtaataataataataataataataataataataatagtagtagTAGAAGTGTTGAAAGAATTAGGGTAATCCAGACTCTGTTTCGGTGTTAGGAGGGAGAAGGCTGACGGCAGTAGACGGTGAAAGGTCTGAGAAATTGAAGGGTATGAAGGGAAAGGAACGAGAGCTGGGGTTATTAGTGTTGGTACCATTTAAGCCGGTAAGTTTTTCCAATAGAACACATGTATTTTGTACGTTAAAGATTATGCTTGGTTGTATGTTTATGCAAAGGGTGTGTTTGAGTTGTGAGGTGGAAGAAAAGTTAAAATTAGAGTCGGAGGTTTTTTGTTCACAAAAGAGGATGCGATGAAAAATAAGCAAATGAAATCGATGCCAAATTTTCTTTATTTGTAAGTGTTATTGGGGATTTGTTGGTAATACATATAATTTGTGATGTAAGATATTTTTCTGACGTAATGATGGTTGAGaataattttttagaaataaaaagagcttgttgttattgttgatgattgATTGTAAAAATCTTTAGCCTAAGTTGATGAGTAAGTGTAGCGTGCTTTCTTCATATGTCAAAATAAAGTGATATTTAGGATAGGTGGACTTAATCCATAGAAATGCAGGTATGTCATGTATTGGGGTTGGTAAGTACTGCAAAGGTGTGGATTAGTGAGTATTGTGTGATGTTATTCAGGAAACATTATGTTCTACGACTTAGGTATTGTATTTGGAATTAATCAATCACACTGGTGAGGAGATTTTTTGTTGCTGTCTTAGTGATcagttaattttattatttattctgaTACAAATTTTCTTCCAGGGTATTCGTTGTTGAATTTATTGAACTCaaaaattcattgaaaattttAATGGCTGAGAGTGGATATGAAATGTTGGATGAAGAAGCCGGTGACTATGGAGATGTATTGCAGTTGAGTAAGGAAGAGTTAATGAGTAAGGCATTCCAAAGCGATGAAGCAGCATATGAATTTTACAGGAGGTTCGGcaaatgttttggttttggtattcAGAAGGGTGACTCGAGAAAAGATGAAAGTGAAATGGTTATTCGTAGGAGATTTTTTTGTAACAGAGCGGGCCTGAGACAACGTTATCACTATGATAGGCTAGATAGGCAGAGAGGTCACAGACCGAAAATGCGCACAAATTTTGACACAAAGCTATCAGTCTACCTTGATGTGGTCAGTCGTATATGGAGGGTGAGAAAAATAGTATTGGATCATAACCATGATTTAACTCCgatatatatggttcatatgatgACGAATTTTAGAGAAATAAGTTGTTCTGTCAAGACACAAATATCTGGTATGCAGGCTCATGGTGTTCCGACGTCTAAGATTCTGGAGTATATGGCTGGACAAGCTGGTGGCTATTCTCTAATGGGCTTCACTAAGAAGGATGCATACAATTATATACAATGGTGCACGAGGTGATTACAAAGTTTGATTTAGTACAATTTTGGGGTAATGATACGGTGAGTTTAGAAATTGTGGGATCGAAAGGTGTGTTTCTGGAGGTTTATTAATAACGTGGGATGATATCATGTTTAGGTTGAGTAATTGTTACAAAGAAGAGACAATGTTGTCTATACAGCGGGGAAGTAACAATGAATAATTTCTATTTCTGCGGTTACCTTGGTGTATGGTGTGCATATAAGCGAAGAGAAGCTTGCTGTGTGGGAATAGTTGAGTTTTTTATCGGGAATATGTCAAGTTCTTCTTTGCTACATGGGTGTTTTTAATGATGCTGGACagttggaagaaaggaaatgcaCTATTGTGTCATTATTGTGGAACTGGCCGATATAGAGTTGAATGACCGTAAGGTTATGTGTTTTGGGGGTCAATCATGCAGTCGAATTGATAGAATGTTAGTCAGTTTAGTTTCATTGTTATCATTTGGAGCCCTTATTTGAAAAGGAATGACAAAATTTTCAAGAAGTCTGTGAATCATATAGATTTTTGGGCATCGAAAAAAAtgagaattcaaaaataaaaagaagagtaacaGCATGAACTGATACGGTGCCGTTtggatttttataaaaaaaaataacaaaaatacccGACACTCCGATCACTCCCCCAAACTTAACCTTACCCTAAACCTGTAGCGAACGAATGGGAAAGTCTTTGCAACTATTTACACCTATTCTTTAATAACAACTTCATAATCAAATCCTGCCTAGTCCGCCTCTGCACCGTAAACACGATAATTATCAAAATTCGTAGGATTTaaaggtttaatttattttatgtttttttattgtattttatttctattattttttattattttcgtaaccttgatatttaataaaatcattaatCGATCTCTGGTATTTACAAATTGTACATTAATATTATCAAAAACAACTTATGGgagacataaaaaaaaataattaaacttaacttaaaaataatttatacccAACGGAGACTATAGTCACAATTAAAAATATTTCACCCCATCATTTTTAATAATATCAACTGCACAATACTGACTATAAATTCGTTTAATTTAATTAATGCAAACTTTattcaattatatattaattgaaacaATTCTTTTTTAAATTAAGGTCAtacatttttaattatttaaaattttaaatcttgtcaATTTTTAAATTTCGAACTTAAACAATAAACTCCCTCTCTCACCTTCAAACTTCAATCCTAAAGTATAAATTCTAAACTCTCTCAACACTAATTTCTTTGAATCttgaatcctaaatcctaaacattCAATCACATTCATTAAACTCTTAACTTTAAATCTAAAATCCTCAACTTCTTAaattaaaacctaaaccctaacacCATAAATACTAGATCATAATCTAATAAACTCTAAACTCCATAAATACCGTAATTtataaattctaaatcctaaattctaatttcCAAATCCTAAATCAATAcaataattctaatcctaaatctaaaatcctaatctacaaagtctaaattatataaattaatcCTAAATAAAAAATCTTAATTAATATCCTTAAACtctataaattttatttataatttttcttaCTAAATTAACAATTACTACCATATATATATAGATACTTCTTTCAATAATTAACAATCATGTTCACCAAAACCCTTTTTTATTTTCTCCAACTAACCAAAATTTTAACTCTCTTGACACTAACAGtgcaataaacaaacaaaaagtccaCTACACAATATACCAAAAATCTTATACTAGTTATGCACAAAAAAGTccaacatcataatcatcattattAGGTATGAAAAATCTCTCACCTAATTAATCTCTTTCTACGATATTAACTGCGCATCATCTGCCTCCGAACAGCCAATGTCTCTATATGGAGAACAATGCCACACGCGTCAGCCAGATGGCTCCTCCACATCGCTTTAGCAGCTGAAGAAGAATAACTTCTTCGTCACCGTAGCATTGGCCATCTTAAAATAGTACTAATAAAGTAATTGAGTTCCAATGTAACCCTTAGGGTTTTTTACATGTTCTGCTAGAGGTTTAGCAAAATAATCCTAATTTTCACAAATTTGTGTGAGTGTGAGCTTTCAATTGTAAGGCAACAGGCTTTGACATGGTTGACTCTGGTAATAACACCAGACGATAATAATTTGGAGGTAGACGAAAAAGTTGTTAGTTTTGATGATGGAGATATATAGATCGATTTAGAGAAATGTACTAAGAGTTTATCATGGAGGCTATTGGTGGATAGGGCATTTAGTGTTGGAACTATGGAATCAGCATTGACAGCTATTTGGGATCAAGTAACAGAATTGAAAGTGTTAGGTTATAGTAGTAACCTCTTTCAATTCTTCTTTAAAAACGAGATGGATGTTATTAATATTGAGAAAGGAGTTCTATGACCTTTCAAAAACAACATTCTTAATTTAAAAAGGTAAAAATAGGAAGTCACCATTGATGATGAGGAGTTCGCTTAGGTTTcaatttagattcaattatgggGTTACTTGAACATTGCAAAACTAAAGAATTAAGGAGGAAGGTCGGAGGAGATAGGTGAAGTGATTAATGTTTATTTCTTCTCTATTAGGGGCAAGGAAGATAGGATTgtgaaaattcaaattaaacttTTACTAAACCTCTTAGGAGAATATTGAAGATTGTAGGCTGGAATGGGAGGGTGATAGATCTAAATCTACAATATGAATGGATAgaaaatttttgttattattgcGGTCATCTAGGATATGAGGTCAGATCATGCCTAACATAATTAAGGGATGTTGTTTTAGATGAGATAGAAAAGGAGCTTTGGGGTGGATGGTTGCAGTCAGAGCAACCAGGGAGTAAAGTAAACACAAATAAATCAAATGGTAGCCTATCAATGTCAGAAGAAGCAGCGATTGGTTTGGTCAAAGCTAAGAGTCCAACTCCATTCAACCTATTAAAAAGCTTGTCAAACTTATTAGTTAAGGAACAAGGGAGGCAAAaggggagaaaagaaaaaaaaagttcagAGTGAAATAAATCCACGAGTTCCGGGAAGAGAAGACTCAATACCGAAAGAGCTTGATTCTAATGAAAATATATCAAACAACTTCAATATTGATGATGCAGCACATACTGGTGGTGGACAGAAGGATGGACAACAAATACGATTCACCTTTTCTATCAAGGGTGGAAGGAGAACTATCTAGCAGTGTGGTGCggtattttacaaccacacttactaaccggcaagtgcaccgggtcgtaccaagtaataccttacgtgagtaagggtcgattccacgaggattgatggactaagcaacactagtgtttgataggcttagttagacaaacaaaaattagtgttgagatgcaatataaaagacattaaacaatatcaaaaatattaaagaagggcaagtaattaagttgggaataatatatggagaaggcagttaaggcttcagagttatctattttctggattgacttttcttattaactattttaattatgcaagatttaattcatggcaaactatttgtgactagaccctaattccttagaccttcctagtctcctctaagattcatcaactgccaattccttggtcaattgattccaattagagggtgatgatcaaattccagtttatatgccacaagaatcctaattgtccaaaaataaagggattatatatcacgtatcccgctaaatacaaacaattagaaattcaggataatatgttttcaagctattgttcaagtaaagagcttttccaagttttacaagaactcaaatagaacatgggtcatacttccgttccacccagattcataaaataaagaatgaaaacaattattgaaatataaatcaaaacataaattaaaatagaaaaataatattatcaatccatacaatagacagagctcctaaccttaacaatggaggattagttgctcatggaatatgaaatgtaaatctatatggaataatgttgtggaataTGTTGTTAtggaaccaccctattgggatcccttttatatctaatcctaataattcaaaaatcaaatatctaaaattaaaattaaaataatatcttttcctaaaataagatttgaatttaaaattcgaattaattaacaagtcttcagctgatgggtgggaccacttgatttgtcaattctgcagcttttaatctgtgatttctgggctaagaactgggtcaaaacagcccagacatCGCCCCGAGCGTTTTTCTactttttctgcacgtggcgcatgtgacgcgtccgcgtcgtccacgcgttcgcgtcatttgtgcagattccagtccacgcgttcgcgtcaggcacgcgatcgcgtcattgcgatttcttCCATttcgcgcagtcgcgtgagccatgcgtccgcgtcggtattcactggtcatctccttggcttcttctctttctctgtagaaactccatcagattctgccaaatgctacctaaaataaacagtattgtacaaaactcaaaatagcatccatagtggctaaaatataattaattNNNNNNNNNNNNNNNNNNNNNNNNNNNNNNNNNNNNNNNNNNNNNNNNNNNNNNNNNNNNNNNNNNNNNNNNNNNNNNNNNNNNNNNNNNNNNNNNNNNNNNNNNNNNNNNNNNNNNNNNNNNNNNNNNNNNNNNNNNNNtctaacttaaagatgacataatgacaatgaggattgagatacttgatgatatatcaaaggttttccccttactgatcttccggagaaatccgttcCTTTAGAAAAgttctcgcgtactcgaaaatcagggttgttacaacaagcacatggttagggacagcttgatttagccgcttaggccatgattttattccttagggccctcctatccattaatgctcaaagtcttggatcctttttaccctttgccttttagtttaaaggattattggctttttctacttgcttttttttttcttgttttttctttattttattaaatatttttttcgcaagctttgtgtttttcactgctttttcttgcttcaagaatcaattttatgatttttcagattatcaataatatctttctttttcatcattctttcaagagccaacaattttaacattcataaacttcactataaaaaattatgcactgttcatgtcatgctttcagaatcacagaaaataccaccacatttaagtaaatccgactgtttttaaaattaactcaatttctcatgtaatacatcacttctttttcttttatttttagattcaagttcagtgagtggtacatgaaacatcttttcagcattaaagcaattaaatgaaaactaaactagtcctaggattctaactaataaaagatcatgcaacaaacaaagaaaaataacagGAAACTGGAATATAATATAGAAAAGAGGGAAGGAATAAAAATGAagggaactcaaccaccttaattatcctagcggtcgttttattcttcaggttgtgttcctccgtgaagatgattcgcctccctttggtgccataagaatagacagaaaacctataagcgaagcgtcaacaccaaacttaaaggtttgcttgtcctcaagcaaagaagaactgaaaatagaagagacaaatattgaaatgaaagaaaaaataaaaggataagagaataagagagaattaggattgggagagagagagaaagaaaactgggcggcgcaagcgacgcgttcacgtcaatgacgcgatcgcgtgcgtcgcgcattcttcataatgacgcgttagcgtcaggcacgcgtccgcgtccccTAGATTATGTGCTATTCGCGCGAAGCCAGCCGCGcgcccgcgtgactttctgttcgcatgGCTTGGGAGCCACATTTTCCTAcgatgcggtcgcgtcatgcacgcgttcgcgtggatgatcATTTATGTAATTGACGCGGACACGTCGGGCCCGCGTTtgcgtgaccaaatttgtgcttttagcacacttcttgcctCAAGCCAGCTTAATTCTCTGTCCAGACACCTTCTACGTTGATTTTTcgggtcacgcgtccacgtggatgacgcggtcgcgtgaagtGGCAAAAATCataaatgacgcggtcgcgtaagccatgcgtccgcgtgggcttgtttgtgctagaggcatcattcttgcgccactcccgcgcaactctttgttcaaatttattttttacgcacacatgattgacgcgttcgcgttaatgacgcgatcgcgtcgtgtgcctctttttttttgttgaattatatagtttgaggtgttcggttcctggaagaacatagctgcatgatcagaaaattagtaagaactcaataaaataactaggaaaactactactacgaaaaatagctaaggatacgaaattatcgggttgcctcccgacaagcacttctttatcgtcactagcttgacggtcagctcctctaaggagg is a genomic window of Arachis ipaensis cultivar K30076 chromosome B06, Araip1.1, whole genome shotgun sequence containing:
- the LOC107645934 gene encoding pectinesterase-like gives rise to the protein MAIISKKSLTLCMFLWQFASLALLSASSASSSIDTICNLTPHPTFCKSNSPSNVQGGDIHEYGRFYTNKSLSSSRDVLSLVSSYLQSPSEFSRSTILALEDCHLLVDLNIDFWTKTLQTLDTTNSTLNSSEAENLLTMISATLTNLDTCLESLKEATSSTPDDNLVSYVSNGTMFSSISLALFKRGWASSTTTQQSRKLFSQRNDAYAWEQRVYEIIRKRGRKLLQSAPDGVVVNQTVVVNPDGSGNFTTINDAVAAAPNNTGGVNGFFVIYVVAGVYEEYVSIPKYKQYLMMIGDGINQTIITGNHSAGTGYTTFNSYSFAVVAQGFVAMNITFRNTAGASNHQAVALRSGADLSAFYNCSFEGYQDTLYTHSMRQFYRDCDIYGTIDFIFGNAAVVLQNCNILPRLPMSGQYNTITAQGRTDINQNTGTSVHNCTITAATDLGTTKTYLGRPWKEYSRTVYIQSFMDSLIDPAGWAEWSGTLYLDTLYYAEYDNWGPGSNTSNRVTWAGYHVINATDAENFTVSNFISGAAWLPPTGVPYFLDLI